A stretch of DNA from Spirosoma endbachense:
TGTATTTTTGCTGGTGAGCGCCATCGTAGTCAACTGCGGTACGACCGACAAATCGTTGCGCTGTACCAGTACCTGCTGGGCCATATCGCGCCACCACCCGTTGGGATGCGTTAAATGCTTCACCAGATCGGCCGATTTTTCAGCATACATAGCCGGATGGGTCTTATCGCGCTCTTTGCCCTCGTAGGTGATGCGCCAGATTCGGCCCAGCCCAACCACTTTATCCAACTGATATTGCTCGATTTTTGTCCGCAGATAGGTTCCTTTCTGAGTCCATTGCCCCTCCTGAATGATGCCGTGATACATATCGGTAATGTACAGTGTACCATCGGGGGCGGTGGTCATATCGATAGGCCGAAACAGCGGATCGGTCGAGCGCAGAAACTCGGATTTCTGGTCCTGATAAACGTTATGCAGCGTGGTAAGCCCCTCGGTTACGACGGGGTTGATCTGGCGGACAATCCGGGCAACGGGCTCTCCGTAAAAATATTGACCTTTCAAATCGGCGGGGAGTCGATCACCCCGATATACGTCATTGCCAGCCGCGCCAGTCACCCGGTTCAGCGATCCGTCGGGCTGCCGAACTTCGTCCATACCACCCTGCATATCAGCCAGTTTTACCGGCGCTCCCCAGGGTACATCGAAGCCCTTCGCAAATTCGTTCGGGACCTCGAAATTGCCATAGTGAATCGGGAACTGAAAATAGGAAGGCAGGCCGCTGGCCCCACCCTGAAACCACAATTTCCCGTTATCATCATGAGTAATACCCCATTGAGCGCGGTTAAAACCCGTTTTTTCACGAATGACCCCATTGGGTGTTTCCCGCACCCGGAAGGCGTTGACGGTACTGTAGAGCCAGTTGTCCATGCCCCAATACAGAAAAGCCTGCTGGTGCTCGACATTGCCCGACCGCCCATACTTATTGGTAAACAATTCTTTTTTATCGGCTTTGCCATCGCCGTTGGTATCCGTGTATTTATAGACATTGTCGGCATCCGATTCCATGGTGAGAATGCAGTCTTTGCCGTAGGGTAGCACAAAGCGGGGAAAAATCAGGTTGTCGACAAAGGCGGTTCCGGTTTCGTAGACGCCATCGTTGTTTTTATCCTCCCAGCGTGAAATCCGGCTCGTTGGCTGCAACTCATCTTTAGAATCAGCCGTGAGCATATAGGTACGAAGTTCCAGCACGTACATGCGACCATTGCCATCGAAGGAGATGGCTGCCGGTTGCTGAATTGCGGGTTCGGTCAGAACGGGTTCGATTTTATAGCCTGGTGGCAAAAGAAATAACTTGGCTTCCTCAACCGGGGTTAAGGGCTGTACGGGCGCTTTGGGTTCTAAATCAATGCCTTTCCAATCCGGATCGTCGGGGTTTGCGCCTTCGGGTAATGTTGGCTTAGGTAGCGTATCGGCCGCAAAAAAAGTCTGTTGAAGCCGAATTTGCCGGATTGGATTAGATCCTATAAACGACGAGAAGACAAGTATACAAAGGGCAATTGCCAAACTGGTTTTAGAGAAATTTTTCAACATAGTATCAAACCTCTTTGGTTTTTAGTACACTAATTATCCATAGCTTCACGCAGTACCACCAGTCCAATTCATGGTAATGGTATACTGTGTTTAGATCGTGCATGTAGCCTGACGGTCGTCGGTTAACCCTTGTAGCGGGAAATTTTCCGTAGCTCCTTCCGCCCGAGCAAGACTAATCAAAGCAATATTTTTTCCACCGAATATACAAATCTAATAGACTATTAAGCAGGAAACACCGATAGTTCGCCGTTTTTAACCGATAGGCTAAGCCAGTTGAGAAAATTAATCGACCCGTATTTAATGCAATCGGTGTGATGCAACGATTACCGATCTTCGTTCAGTGGCTAACGCACTCCTTATATGGTAGACGCCGACAATAAAATAGTAAGAAAATCCAGAGTAGATAGGTAAATGGAGAAGTCACTAAACCTTATTACCGGGATGGCTGATTGTCTCTTTCTGAGAGGTTTAGCCAGCGAATAAATTCCTCATGTAAAAGGCACTGTCCGGTCAGCATCTGTCAATCAATTAGCCCGCATACCCAACGAATGACACCCTACTACCCTTCCCGTCGCACTTTTTTGATGACAACTCTTGGTCTGGCCGCAGCCAGAACACTTCAGGCAACGCCTTACCAATCGCTGACAGCAGGACAGGTTATAGACCGGATTAAAACCAATGTAGGCATTCCCTGGCGTGAGCAGACCGTCGATCGGTTGATTGCGGGTACGCCTGAGCTGCCCGTTAAAGGGATCACCAGTACGATGATGGCTACCCTTGATGTGCTGCAACGGTCTGCTGCCAGGGGGCTCAATATGGTCATCACGCACGAGCCAACCTACTACTCGCACCAGGATCGGACGGAGCCCATCGAGCAGGATTCGCTCTATCAGCTAAAGCGTGATTTTATTCAGCAGCACGGTATGGCTGTCTTCCACTTCCACGATCACTGGCACGGTCGTCGGCCAGACGGTATCGCCACAGGCATGATCCGGGAACTGGGTTGGGAAAAGAATGCCGACCCGCAAAACCCTCGCCTGTTCACCTTTCCGGAAACATCCCTGGCACGCTTCGCGCAGGGTATGGCGACTAAATTGAACATAAAAACCATGCGGGTTATCGGCAATCCTCAAATGCCCGTCAAACGGGCGCTGGCCAGTTGGGGCAATGTCAGCCTGATGCCCGGTATCCCTTACCTCGCACAAGCCGATGTACTGATCGTTGGGGAAACTCACGAATGGGAACTGGTGGAATATGTACAGGACGCTATTGCCTCGGGTCAAAAAAAGGCGTTGATCATCATGGGACATTTAGTGTCTGAGCAGGCTGGCATGAAATACTGTACTGAGTGGCTGAAGACGTTCATACCGGAAGTTCCTATTGAATTTATGCCCGCAGCTGAACCCTACTGGCGTCCTGATCAGCCGGCAAAATAAATCATAGCTGATGCCATCTTTAGGCTGCGTTTTATGTCAGTTGGCTACTCGCTCCTGCCGGTGGCTGGCATTCGCTTAGCCATTGTGCTACCCTTTCTAAAGAAACTGCCTGAGTCAATGAGTACCATTCCAGTGCTTCAATGGCTTTCCAACATCGTTTCTGGTAACTCTGTTGAAGTTTTTCCCTCCTGGTAAATCTACTGTTGGGTTTCTTATTTCTGTTCGTATATTTGAAACCAGTAGCCATACTGAAACGAGCCTAACTTGCTCGCATTGACTCGCTTTCAGTCGCTCTCCTGAGTTGCCCACCGGAATTCAGTATTCGATTAGTTACGTGCCTTTTCTGGCTGATTGTCCGTAGTTAAGCTGTATATCATTGCTGTTGCTGTATCATGAAAGTTTCGCCGTCCGAACCCTTCCAGATTGTTTACTCGCTC
This window harbors:
- a CDS encoding DUF7133 domain-containing protein; this encodes MLKNFSKTSLAIALCILVFSSFIGSNPIRQIRLQQTFFAADTLPKPTLPEGANPDDPDWKGIDLEPKAPVQPLTPVEEAKLFLLPPGYKIEPVLTEPAIQQPAAISFDGNGRMYVLELRTYMLTADSKDELQPTSRISRWEDKNNDGVYETGTAFVDNLIFPRFVLPYGKDCILTMESDADNVYKYTDTNGDGKADKKELFTNKYGRSGNVEHQQAFLYWGMDNWLYSTVNAFRVRETPNGVIREKTGFNRAQWGITHDDNGKLWFQGGASGLPSYFQFPIHYGNFEVPNEFAKGFDVPWGAPVKLADMQGGMDEVRQPDGSLNRVTGAAGNDVYRGDRLPADLKGQYFYGEPVARIVRQINPVVTEGLTTLHNVYQDQKSEFLRSTDPLFRPIDMTTAPDGTLYITDMYHGIIQEGQWTQKGTYLRTKIEQYQLDKVVGLGRIWRITYEGKERDKTHPAMYAEKSADLVKHLTHPNGWWRDMAQQVLVQRNDLSVVPQLTTMALTSKNTQARTHALWALEGLGALKTSVVQKMLKDANPLLRIQALRTGESLYKTGDKTLEADFKQALADANTDVQIQAMLTAKFLKLPGLEEGIKAAMASNKAAGVKLVGEQILTPPKQRNMGPFGAPELSANQKAQVERGSLIYNELCSQCHGNNGMGTPAGNGRLLAPALAGSQHMQSHPDYAIRVVLHGLEGAIDGKTYAGGLMASMKEQSDEWVADVLSYIRNGLSNDASLISPQQVARVRHKTTDQKGSYQYAQLSKLIPYELQPQALQVTASHTASTRIGGNVSPASAFTYEGWSTGKRQEKGMWYQLEFPKEVSLAELRFTASQTIKKGWKPTPGQPMASMTIPFIQNYPRAFVLLVSSDGQTWHEIQPETKGVSGDNIISLNGAKAKFLKMQLSENLADDGDDIPWSMSQLKVFAQE
- a CDS encoding Nif3-like dinuclear metal center hexameric protein, with protein sequence MTPYYPSRRTFLMTTLGLAAARTLQATPYQSLTAGQVIDRIKTNVGIPWREQTVDRLIAGTPELPVKGITSTMMATLDVLQRSAARGLNMVITHEPTYYSHQDRTEPIEQDSLYQLKRDFIQQHGMAVFHFHDHWHGRRPDGIATGMIRELGWEKNADPQNPRLFTFPETSLARFAQGMATKLNIKTMRVIGNPQMPVKRALASWGNVSLMPGIPYLAQADVLIVGETHEWELVEYVQDAIASGQKKALIIMGHLVSEQAGMKYCTEWLKTFIPEVPIEFMPAAEPYWRPDQPAK